The Cryptococcus neoformans var. neoformans B-3501A chromosome 7, whole genome shotgun sequence genome window below encodes:
- a CDS encoding hypothetical protein (HMMPfam hit to zf-C2H2, Zinc finger, C2H2 type, score: 124.7, E(): 2.1e-34), protein MSSLSFMPLSFDRCDSFSSILYDNDQYQPPRLPFPTRPSLSEINNADILNLDDDDNHPLLCPASPIPSDISNTYSYQSGAFGDSNSQLVNDHNHVGAGHSVQARPYVCTFGTCDKAFARKSDLARHFKIHTNDRAFVCTYRGCGKSFIQRSALTVHYRVHTGERPHHCETCNKAFADSSSLARHRRIHTGKRPYTCHAAGCGKPFARRNTLLKHFKRQHPGLPPPSTAAQRTSIRMPIQSLGPRSSTASMLSQQSFNSNADRYTASPSNAGTPHGFAAPHPPEGAAYAFHGGFPEQVLGGHPSAQQPIIFQGSGGIRPHLQQSPVPPGSVSLTPVSTSGPHFAGGYGTQTPTSPAHHDRDKHGISPVSSIATNSFGSGQYASPLSAYPHASSYPLTRITSDSGIIWHRSLSAPEEPRYEASQWSGGNVGAGFHASQLSMPQTPTHLSPSYPYHLPMQQRSATNPLPKTRQLYSPSCHGSDDERDEPLVSLPDAHPTFAIHPPQGIVSVPMSSIEGSNISHISNHGGQILFAPSQNGPLHSAPPAIQRFNSMPAVPTMSSWGQIPQYQTQSVGSAKSADEEWEELQKKMLSREASVGTDKELSPATEEGKTPKDGESINHWGEAIAYPVHPHLQHAKDPFHSTSSTFIDHMHSSDPLPPIHVFSNQPHHMVLTPINPNGMYPTPITPGEEWAQRHIKPTAMLGRGYPRQHIDVENKENGNEIAEHITLTTPPKYQGHRKDSRSVTAVGLGIANVHFTEPQAIEAGDASEVKMEDLESEESDVTPEDDSDDEFVLGRKPRRGARKGGVRKRGSRTATKRRRS, encoded by the exons ATGTCTTCACTGTCGTTCATGCCCCTTTCTTTCGACCGATGCGACTcgttctcctccatcctttACGACAATGATCAATACCAACCTCCACGGTTACCCTTTCCAACCCGTCCGTCGCTTTCTGAAATCAACAATGCCgacatcctcaaccttgatgatgacgataatcatcctcttctatGCCCTGCCTCTCCTATCCCATCTGACATATCCAATACATACTCATACCAATCGGGTGCCTTTGGCGATTCCAATTCACAGCTTGTCAACGACCACAACCATGTTGGAGCCGGCCACAGTGTCCAGGCCCGACCTTATGTCTGCACTTTTGGTACTTGTGACAAGGCGTTTGCCAGAAAAAGTGATCTTGCAAGGCACTTTAAGATTCATACCAATGACAG AGCCTTTGTCTGCACCTATCGCGGTTGTGGCAAATCTTTCATCCAGCGATCAGCGTTGACAGTTCATTACCGTGTCCA TACCGGGGAACGACCTCACCATTGCGAGACCTGTAACAAAGCATTTGCGGACTCGAGCTCGCTCGCGAGACATAGGCGTATTCA CACTGGGAAACGTCCTTACACCTGCCACGCTGCTGGTTGCGGAAAACCTTTCGCTCGACGCAACACCTTGCTCAAACATTTCAAGCGGCAGCATCCAGGACTACCTCCGCCTTCTACTGCTGCCCAGCGTACCTCTATTCGAATGCCTATTCAGTCTCTTGGTCCAAGATCCTCCACTGCGTCTATGTTGTCCCAGCAATCATTCAACTCCAACGCTGACCGCTACACCGCTAGTCCTTCCAATGCTGGTACCCCCCACGGCTTCGCCGCTCCCCACCCGCCGGAGGGAGCGGCGTACGCCTTCCATGGCGGGTTCCCCGAACAGGTACTCGGAGGACATCCAAGTGCCCAACAGCCCATCATCTTTCAAGGATCTGGAGGTATCCGACCTCACTTGCAACAATCCCCGGTCCCTCCCGGATCCGTCAGCCTCACCCCAGTCTCTACTTCTGGACCCCATTTTGCAGGTGGGTATGGTACCCAGACGCCAACGAGCCCAGCGCACCATGACCGAGACAAGCACGGTATCTCCCCAGTATCTTCAATCGCAACGAATAGCTTTGGTTCCGGACAGTACGCTAGCCCGCTCTCTGCCTACCCGCATGCAAGCAGCTATCCGCTTACGCGCATCACAAGCGATTCAGGAATAATCTGGCATAGGTCACTCTCAGCTCCAGAAGAACCTCGTTATGAGGCTTCTCAGTGGAGCGGCGGCAATGTCGGGGCTGGTTTCCATGCATCACAATTATCCATGCCCCAGACACCAACCCATCTCTCGCCATCTTACCCCTACCATCTACCTATGCAACAAAGATCGGCCACCAACCCTCTTCCCAAGACTAGGCAGCTgtattctccttcttgtcatggttcagatgatgagcggGATGAACCTCTCGTATCTCTACCGGACGCCCACCCTACCTTTGccatccatcctccccAGGGCATTGTCAGCGTTCCTATGTCCAGCATTGAAGGTTCCAACATCAGCCACATATCGAATCATGGGGGCCAGATTCTGTTCGCTCCATCTCAGAACGGTCCACTCCACAGCGCTCCACCCGCTATTCAGCGTTTCAATTCTATGCCAGCGGTGCCAACTATGAGCTCCTGGGGCCAAATTCCTCAATACCAGACTCAAAGTGTCGGCAGTGCTAAAAGCGCAGATGAGGAGTGGGAGGAattgcagaagaagatgctcAGTCGGGAGGCATCAGTCGGGACTGACAAGGAATTGAGTCCTGCTAccgaagaagggaaaacCCCCAAGGATGGTGAATCCATCAACCACTGGGGTGAAGCCATTGCATATCCAGTGCACCCCCATCTGCAACATGCCAAGGATCCGTTCCAttcaacctcttccacctttATTGATCACATGCACAGCAGCgatcctctccctcctatcCACGTTTTCTCCAATCAACCTCACCACATGGTTCTCACTCCTATCAATCCCAATGGCATGTACCCCACCCCCATTACGCCTGGTGAAGAGTGGGCTCAACGTCACATCAAGCCTACTGCAATGCTTGGCCGTGGATATCCTCGGCAACACATTGACGTAGAGAAcaaagaaaatggcaaTGAAATCGCCGAGCATATCACCCTTACTACGCCTCCCAAATATCAGGGACATCGCAAGGACAGCCGATCCGTGACTGCCGTTGGCTTAGGGATTGCCAATGTTCATTTTACCGAGCCACAAGCGATTGAAGCGGGCGATGCGTCAGAAGTGAAAATGGAGGATCTTGAGAGCGAAGAAAGTGATGTGACTCCAGAGGACGATAGCGACGATGAATTTGTGCTTGGGAGGAAACCGAGAAGGGGTGCAAGGAAGGGTGgtgtgaggaagaggggatcTAGAACCGCCACAAAGAGAAGACGTTCGTAA
- a CDS encoding hypothetical protein (Match to EST gb|CF193882.1|CF193882; HMMPfam hit to PRK, Phosphoribulokinase / Uridine kinase family, score: 206.7, E(): 4.3e-59): MEQPAGYRTPRPQKHSVYDPTQPRSKNQVLISHGRAPWYGPDGRNIEAYVVGIAGGSASGKTSVARAILSALNYIPTVLILSQDSFYNAHSPEEVELAFKNDLDLDHPDAIDMTLFAQCIKDLKQGKATEIPVYSFHHHQRMSEKKYIYGASVIIVEGIMALQSAELRELYDLKVFVNCDSDLMLARRIKRDVKERGRDVEGILDQYLRFVKSSYDTFVQPSSRYADIIVPGSSNQLAIELLVSHIKRQLESRSLRFRRVLADIGENRGSSTPSVEKFDKQIVLLEQSNQLRGIMTILRDRTTCREEFIFHIDRLSTIIVEKALTLIPCEPKVVKTPNKNVYKGVSQTKNLVGVSILRSGLPFSQGLRRVIRDVPIGGILIQSDPKTGEPLLLKSDLPHCLRSRKTNGDVRCLLLDSQMGTGAAAMMAIRVLLDHGISQNRIIFLTYLISRSASYSVLRAFPNIQIVTAAIDPGLDEVKISYMPGSLIIGEAAGEGDFAIRLVDQLGHEEDGKRDNVKDLLKTDEELAADGFKMNILKGTEELKFSRKHKRTYSSTGEKRAWVISPGMGHVGDRYYLV, from the exons ATGGAACAGCCAGCAGGGTATCGCACTCCCAGACCACAGAAGCACTCCGTCTATGACCCCACGCAGCCTCGGAGCAAAAACCAGGTCCTGATATCCCACGGACGGGCTCCCTGGTATGGCCCTGATGGCAGGAATATCGAGGCATATGTGGTGGGTATTGCCGGAGGTAGTGCGTCCGGAAAG ACGTCTGTAGCACGCGCTATCCTTTCGGCCCTCAACTACATTCCCACGGTTCTTATCTTGTCCCAGGACTCGTTTTACAATGCTCATTCCCCAGAAGAGGTCGAACTGGCTTTCAAAAATGACTTGGACCTTG ACCATCCCGACGCCATTGACATGACGCTGTTCGCTCAG TGCATCAAGGACCTGAAGCAAGGCAAAGCTACAGAG ATCCCCGTCTACTctttccatcatcatc AACGTATGTCGGAGAAAAAATATATCTACGGTGCAAGCGTCATTATTGT GGAAGGTATCATGGCGCTTCAATCTGCAGAATTGAGGGAATTGTACGACCTCAAGGTCTTCGTA AACTGCGATTCAGATCTCATGCTAGCAAGACGTATAAAGCGAGATGTCAAGGAGCGAGGGCGTGATGTGGAAGGTATCCTCGACCAG TATTTGCGGTTTGTTAAGAGTAGCTACGATACTTTTGTCCAGCCCTCATCACGCTATGCCGATATA ATCGTTCCCGGGTCTTCAAATCAACTTGCCATCGAACTTCTTGTCTCGCATATCAAGCGCCAGCTCGAGTCTCGTTCTCTTCGGTTCCGTAGAGTGCTAGCCGATATTGGTGAAAATCGCGGCAGCAGCACTCCCTCAGTGGAAAAATTTGACAAGCAGATCGTTTTGCTTGAGCAAAGTAACCAGCTGCGT GGTATCATGACAATACTTCGCGATCGCACCACTTGTCGAGAGGAgttcatcttccatatcGATCGTTTATCAACCATCATCGTGGAGAAAGCCCTTACACTTATTCCCTGTGAGCCCAAGGTTGTGAAAACACCGAATAAAAATGTCTACAAAGGTGTTTCCCAGACCAAA AACCTTGTGGGGGTATCCATTCTCCGCTCTGGtcttccattctctcaAGGTCTTCGTCGAGTCATCCGTGATGTGCCTATCGGTGGTATACTCATCCAGTCCGATCCCAAGACTGGCGAGCCATTGTTATTGAAAAGTGATCTCCCTCATTGCTTGAGATCGCGGAAGACAAATGGAGATGTCAGATGTTTGCTGTTGGATTCGCAGATGGGTACGGGTGCGGCTGCTA TGATGGCCATTCGCGTACTCCTTGACCATGGCATTTCTCAGAACCGTATCATATTCCTTACATACCTCATCTCTCGCTCAGCCTCATATTCTGTCCTCCGCGCATTCCCTAATATTCAGATCGTTACGGCGGCTATTGACCCCGGTCTGGACGAGGTGAAGATTTCCTACATGCCAGGAAGTCTCATTATTGGCGAGGCGGCTGGTGAGGGTGATTTCGCGATCAGGCTAGTCGATCAGTTAGGACATGAAGAGGACGGGAAGAGGGATAATGTGAAAGATCTGTTGAAGACGGATGAGGAGCTGGCTGCGGATGGTTTCAAGATGAATATCTTGAAGGGAACAGAGGAATTGAAATTTTCTAGAAAGCATAAAAGGACATATTCATCAacaggagagaagagggcatGGGTCATTTCCCCAG GCATGGGCCATGTTGGAGATCGGTATTATCTCGTTTGA